Proteins from a genomic interval of Odontesthes bonariensis isolate fOdoBon6 chromosome 7, fOdoBon6.hap1, whole genome shotgun sequence:
- the LOC142383989 gene encoding annexin A2-A-like, with translation MAMVSEFLGQLSLNVAACEPRHPTVVPSLNFDPDRDAARIETAIKTKGVDEQTIIDVLTKRTYSQRREIAFAYEKRAKKDMISALKGALSGSLETVILGLMKSTAQYDATEIKGSIKGLGTDEETLIEILCSRSNEELVEIKNVYKELFKKELEKDVAGDTSGNFAKLLLALVQTKRADPSAIVDYEKIDEDARALYDAGVGIKGTDVARWISIMSQRSVPHLQKVFQRYKSYSPYDMQESIIKEVKGDLQKSFLVLVQCFENKQLFFAKRLNEAMKSKGAKEKIVTRIIVSRCEVDLKKICSEYKENFGQSLQQTVTEHTKGDYQKALLSLCGPGQ, from the exons ATGGCCATGGTATCAGAGTTTTTGGGACAGCTGTCTCTCAACGTTGCG GCATGTGAACCCAGGCACCCCACTGTGGTACCTTCTCTGAACTTTGACCCTGACAGAGATGCTGCCAGAATAGAGACTGCTATCAAAACCAAAG GAGTGGACGAACAGACCATCATCGACGTGCTAACAAAGCGGACCTATTCCCAAAGGAGAGAAATTGCTTTTGCCTATGAAAAGAGGGCAAAGAAG GACATGATCTCGGCTCTGAAGGGAGCACTGTCTGGCTCGCTGGAAACGGTGATTCTTGGACTGATGAAGAGCACGGCCCAGTATGATGCCACAGAGATTAAGGGATCTATTAAG GGCTTGGGAACAGATGAAGAAACTTTGATTGAGATTTTGTGCTCACGCAGCAACGAAGAGCTGGTGGAGATCAAAAACGTCTACAAGGAGT TGTTCAAGAAGGAACTGGAGAAAGACGTGGCTGGTGACACCTCTGGGAACTTTGCGAAGCTGCTCTTGGCTCTTGTGCAG ACCAAGAGAGCCGATCCATCTGCCATTGTAGACTATGAGAAGATAGATGAAGATGCCAGA GCCCTTTATGATGCCGGTGTGGGGATAAAAGGAACCGACGTGGCCAGGTGGATCTCCATTATGTCTCAGAGAAGCGTCCCCCACCTGCAGAAAG TGTTTCAGAGGTACAAGAGTTACAGCCCCTACGACATGCAGGAGAGCATTATCAAGGAAGTTAAAGGAGACTTGCAGAAGTCCTTCCTGGTGCTAG TTCAGTGCTTtgaaaacaaacagctgttCTTCGCCAAAAGACTGAATGAAGCCATGAAG AGTAAAGGAGCCAAAGAGAAGATAGTGACCAGAATTATTGTCTCCCGCTGTGAGGTGGACCTGAAAAAGATTTGTTCTGAATACAAGGAAAACTTTGGGCAGTCTCTGCAGCAGACTGTCACT GAACACACCAAGGGAGACTACCAGAAGGCGCTGCTCAGTCTCTGTGGACCAGGGCAGTGA